The Rhipicephalus sanguineus isolate Rsan-2018 chromosome 4, BIME_Rsan_1.4, whole genome shotgun sequence DNA window ttgtttgtcgttccactgagtgcagatgTGCACCCATCCAAGAAGAGTGTCCGAAACTTTTACTAACCACATTTTTTAGAGGCACGGGCTGTCTAAATTCTTTTTGAAGCTATTAATGTCTGCATTAAGTATCCTTTacaataatcagcaccgtggcctctgagattagttccggccgcgcgccctcttcgttttCTTATTCATCGTCTTCTCGCACCCCGagcgtgcgcccggctgattagctaactggctgggcggtatacccaGCTACTTAAGTTAGTACATGCTATGAACAAGCTcattaagccaagtcatgctaacaccaagctaattaagccacatcttactaagaccatgctaacgaAGCCGTGTAAAGCTGAGACAGAGCTAATTAAGgcaatgctaattaacacgacgctaacaAGGGGTTTACTAATTAAGCCTAGCTATTTAGGACCTTACTCACAAATACTATGCTTATTAAGGggtgttaattaggattatgctaactAGCTCCACACTAATTAAGACCTTGATAAACGAAACCCGATTAATTCGTGttgtgttaaataaaatattagcAATTAAGGCAGCACTATTCAAGATCATCTTGATTAAGACCTACCTAATTACTACCACCAAAACTGAGACCGAACTGGcgcggtcttcactccgaagcagacagAGCAGACAGTACACGAGCTACGTCAAAAGCTGGATGAGGCttggtgatcacaagctcctcggaTGGGCCCAGCCTTGCATGAGTAGTGCGATCTGACCAAATaagcaaagaagctgctgcttagcgtccaccgcatgaaacgcttgacaagCACACTGGCACTACGACAGTCCCAAGtcgaactggggccttttcagaatcagcgAGTTTGTACCAGAGTTCACGCGTCcgtcagtttgattgacagacgcccgcgagGAAGATCGGGTCAGCCCACCACGTTTgttcttgccgaggagcagtccTCAcgtcgcaacgccagcgagcgacGCGACAGACTATGcaaacacgcacgaagaactgaaCATTATATCaccacgtggctacgatgtctcgcattcaatttctcCGTGCTCAGGACGTACCACTCatcgatgctatgagcgtcccctttataacggggcggtgacaagtgtgccaccaggctcgacaaaaaaaaaactttactttttttttcgtagcgttggcctagtgtctttacttcaattaaaactattttactccagaagaaaaaaaagaaacttaagtTTTCAGTTCCGTTCTCCGCCCTTTACGGCAGAgaactcacagccatgaagcaagcgcccctggtggcatttgcagcgagaaatgttactatttatttGTTTGTGGACCCATTGCTtataccgattcgttactgcagaaaaatcttcagacgtgtaatgtaagcagcagtaacctgtccatttatttatctgtaatgttcgagagaagcgaaacgagctgcacgagagtgctgcgtgtgcgcccttgctatcttcgagagtggaaattttcgTGCTTCAggtggaaggaaagaactttcccgaaagaggacaaacgcccatgaacacgcctgtgggaggggCGATGTTCATTGGCAAAAAgacagcgcgacaatcacgctgacttcgctgcactgttggaatgttgactgagtggcggcgctgaagCTTTcgcctttgaaaaccgccgcaaataccGCGCATGCGTTTGCGACGCCATGATCGTTcctgtagccgtttttatcaacgctgctatcgcgcgatCCACACTGCCTTACTATCATGACTGGCGCAGTGCGAGTTTGAAGCAAACTCGTATTcgcgagaagctcgggccatcctgcatagcaacaCTGTACTTTGACCAACAGGGCGTAGTCgcctgtgctcgcgcgcttatatCTTGAGTGGGGTTCAACAGATGCCTCATAGATTTGTACGACTTTTGCTTTCAACGCAAAGtgtgcgttgaagccatagaccgcactaaggtcacttcgctcagtgcagcagccgtgtttgctaaaggaaTGAGCTGCTAACCTTTCATCGTATGACATTCTAATtccttgctattgcattcatcaTTTCGCCCTTaaggtgaaactgactttttcatcCTTATATTTCCTATTTTTTCAACCAGTCTCTTGTGAAGCACAAAGCCTTGGATCTTTAATGATATTCTTCTATTTTGTTAAGCTCTTCAGTTCGCTCTCTCTAGCCTTTACAGTGTGATAAACAAGTGCTAGTAAAGCGCGTACAGCTGCGGTGGAAGGACACttactattattatttttatagTTATTTTTTTATCTCATTTTTCAGCTATCTACGCAACATGGTCACCGCCTTGATGGCAAATTCCACGTGTCAGGTGATGAAAGCATCCGCTTAAGTACGTATAAAAGGACGCAATATTCGTTCTAGTGCAACATCTCGTTGTTCACTTGAGCCTGTTGATATCTTTTCAGACTCCGTTTCCTAGGTAAGTGAAAACATTTTTCGGGCCTTTGGAGAAACACATCGAACAATGAAGCCATATGAACAAAAATGTTTTATTCAATCTCACAGTTAGAGAATTTTATGCGGGTATGCTTGCGTAGAAATGAGGAAAAAGGAAATGCTGTTACGCAGCACCTTAAGCATTACCGAGCTCCACGCGAAGTATCCAAATGTTTTCGAAATGAACACGTAGGTTACTTGATGCTATGCGTGATAATTTGTACGCTATGGCCGCCATGCAGAAACAAGATATATGTGGATGTGATGCAATGGAGGGGTTGTGATTGTTTTCCTTTCAACATTTTGTCATGCTTCAAGCAATGCTGCGTCTGTAGTACACGCTATCATCTGGATTATCTGCTTTTCAGCGATGGTTGATAAGAGTGGAACACAGTAGAGAATTGTAACACGTGAGGTTTTGTTGGCTCGATCAGTGCAGCTTTTAATGTCCGAACTGCTATTAGTGACAATATAGCTTGCGGTTCCATCCAAATTACCTTTTCACGCATTTCGTCTTTCGCTTCCGGTCTAAAAAATATCCAAGCCTTCCGGCAGATATTTGGCGCACCACCTAACCTCACATAACGCATATGTGCAAGAGGAAAACATCGCATAAGAATGTCGGCGCACTTAGCTTATTCCATAAGTTGACCTACCAGAGTTCTGTTCACGCAGTCTGTCATGGTTTCGGCGTATTTTACTGCATCAGCCTTAACGCCTAAGTCAAGGTGGGAGCTGACAGATGGAAACACAAAACACATATCTTTTGACAAAGGCAGGTCCTCCTATAGAAACCTTGTCCAGCCTGACTGAGCCACTTTCTCCTGCTCACTCAACCTTAGCGCCCATATTTTATTCGTGTTTTCTAAGATAAATGAATGGTCGTGGACTATTCCATCATGAAAACTTCAGCGAGCAACGGATGGCGCCATGGACTTCCTATGTgcaggggtggtcaaaatttcccagCGCACGCTAACATAGGATTACGTGGGATAGCGGCCAGGAAACGTTTAACCACTCGCGTACCTACGGATTCAGTTTTCACATACGTTTTTATGAACGGAAACATAACTACAGCGAACATGCGGTAATTTACAGATATACTAATGATTGCTTCCGTGTTTGTTCTGCTGTTCCAGATTACGGACGAACTTCCACAAAGCTGCTCGCCATAATGACTCATGGACCTAATCCGAGGTTGCAGGCCATTATCATTATAGCCATCTTGTGCTTCTCATGTGGTGAGAATAATATCgaacacattttatttatttatttatttatttatttatttatttatttatttgtttgtttgtttatttatttacagcaAGCTGGAAGAGACTCCATATTTGGCTGCGGCTAAACAGTTTAGACTTTGCAGTGATTCTTTATTAAGAACAGACTAGCTTATTTATTCTGACCCTACCCCCTCGGCCCGGCCACATCAAACCGGGGATCGAGAAATGAGGCATCTAGCCTTCTGAGAACCAGCCTAAGGCGAACGCCAGAAGGCTAAAGGACGGAGTTAGTCTGGCATCGACACCAATAATGGGCGCACCAGCAAAAAGGAAATAATGGCTACGCATCCCCGTGGTCATATCACTGTCGGAAGCGTTGAGCGCATAAGCATCAATACCCGGTGTACCATCCGGAGAGGTATGACCAGTTAGAAATGAGCTGAGACTAGTTACTCATACTAGAAGACGCCCTGTCATGATGACTTGAAGGCCACCATATCCTGTCGTCGGGCACGAAGTCGCCTGTTCGATTCTAGGCCTACGCAGCAGTATTCCACCATGGTCGCACAGTGAGAAAAATTCGTCTGTATTGCTTCGATTGTGCGCCATGAAGTCGCACATGGGAAAATTCAATTCAGAGCCCTTCACCACCGTGATTCCAAATGCTGGTGGGTTGTCTTGGAACTTTCAATTCATaaagaaaaatgtcacagtttcgacgCAAAGCCGaggcaatgaacgcgatagcaacaaattacaaggTCGCAAGAacaacaccaagcagctcgatacttgcagcacacCCATCAACCTCAAACGAACACGCACATGATGAAtacgaactaacaacggtaacagctcgacatttccagcgcgctgcgctgctcacacacaactaAGGACGCtcgaatgcacaggtatacacaggacgagcgccaactaactgtcccagttacttattctTGTTTGAGCAGctcgctacaacccaacgctcttggatattttttgctttcctgaaaactgcggcgcgtggagtggcccttccgcgtctcctgccgcgcggtggcgttcgacgcattgtttacccaaTGTTCCACATCGCGTGTTGGTGCAGAAATGGGCCtcattttagtgcgcgtctcaagggtaaTTTTCAAAGAGAAGCAGTATCACCCGTGAGATTGCTTTAAAGCACACCGTGCAAGCAATCTcacgggtgatactgcacacgcggaagcacctccAAGCTCTGCATACCACCAgctaaatggcgtatataaataacTCACCGTTATTATTCCGCACAatcggtggcgcgtggccgagttgttcaaaggggcgcgctgaggagcgaggggtcgccggTTCGAATCGGGGTGCCGAACTTCGAAAATCGTTTTCTTGTCATTTTATTTCTCTTTGctggttttatttatatatacatacatatacatatccagggcatgacggcgatggcaaaaatcagccgagagtgtccatataatggcgatcgcaataaaatgaataaataaataatgaatattATCTGTTCATGTCTGTGCCTTGCAGGGACAATGAAGAGCCCGGGTTCAAGTGCGGCCGGTATCCGGCAAAAAATCCAATCTGTAATTGGTCAGCGAGGATCACCAGGCTCCGGTACAGGCAGCCAAGGCTCAGGGGGAAGCAGTACTGTAATAGGCAAGCCATTGTTCGGATTGGCCGGTATCGCAGTTTTCGCGGGTCTAGGCAGTAGTGGAACTGCAGGAAGTGACAGTGGAAGCGGTGCGAGTGGTATTGGAAGCGGCGATATCAGCGAAAGCGGTGGAAGCGGAGAAAGCGGCAGTGGAAGCGGTGGAAGTGAAGAAAGCGGCAGTGGAAGTGGAGAAAGTGGTACTGGAAGCGGCGGAAGCGGAGAAAGCGCCAGTGAAATCGGTGGAAGTGGAGAAAGCGGCAGTGGAATTGGAGAAAGCGGCACTGGAAGCGGAGAAAGCGGCAGTGGAAGTGGAGAAAGCGGCGGTGGAAGTGGAGAAAGCGGCAGTGGAATTGGAGAAAGCGGCACTGGAAGCGGAGAAAGCGGCAGTGGAAGTGGAGAAagcggcagtggaagcggagaaAGCGGCAGTGGAAGCGGTGGAAGTGGAGAAAGCGGTATTGGAAGCTGCGGAAGCGGAGAAAGCACCAGTGGAAGCGGTGGAAGTGAAGAAAGCGGCAGTGGAAGTGGAGAAAGCGGCATTGGAAGCGGAGAAAGCGACAGTGGAAGTGGTGGAAGCGGTGAAAGCGCCAGTGGAAGCGGTGGAAGTGGCGAAAGCGGTATTGGAAGCGGCGGAAGCGGAGAAAGCGGCAGTAGAAGTGGTGGAAGCGGATAAAGTGGCAGTGGAAGTGGTGGAAGCGGAGAAAGCGCCAGTGGAAGCGGTGGAAGCAATGGTACAAGTGCTGAAAGCGGTGTTGAGAGTGGTGGTAGCAGTGCAAGTGGTGGTGAAAGCGGTAGTGGAAGCTGTGGAAGTGGAGGAAGCGGTGGAACCAGTGGTGGAAGCAGTGAAAGCGGTGGTGAAAGTGGTAGAAGCGATGAAAATGGTGTTTAAAGCGGTGGAAACAGTGCAAGTGTTGGTGGAAGCGGGGGAACTGCAGAAAGCGGTAGCGAGAGCGGTGGTTATTTCGCTGGAAGCAGTCAAAGTGGTAGTCAAAGCGACAACACCGGTGGAAGCGGGATTGTGCCAGTCATTGGAGGGAGCTGGGACACAAGAACGAGTGGAATCGAAAGTTCCTCAGGTGGAGAAGGTAGCCCCACTGGTACTGAAGGAGGTACAGGAACCGGTGGGCTCGGAAGTATTCCAGGCACCGGAACAATCGGTGGCGATGGCGTCCGCCGATGGAACATCGTGGACAAGGAGAGAAAATATGAGCTCTCAAGAAACGCAAGTTATCGAGTCAAGGATCGGCTTGGAAATGGCGACAAATGCTAACAAGTAGAAGGAATGGTGATGGCGGCACACTAATTACTCGGAAGGCAACTTCGCCTGTTGATATTTTTCGGCTATGTGTTCTCTCAATAAAGAGAAATATAACTGAACAATTTTCTCCATTTGTTGATGTTGACGACGGCTTCAGAGTATGGCTATCGTTCGTTCTATACAGGTTTACACTTTTTTAAACGCATTACTgtacaaaaaattacacatcatctccccctactgGCCACCACGGTgtgatgcgaaagcatcgcgcgGAGTGCGCATGAAGTATCGGTTcgtcttatgtgacttatgagacggtggttcgcgaggcgtttgaattaccgcttgccgaagctgacgttcggcttcccgagccttcctctgctccgcggcggtggcgctgccgctgcaactagcgccgacgttgacgttgttcatagCGTTTCGTACACCGTTGCACAGTGATATAaagacggaagcacagcgaacgcgcgctttcgcagcctcgcaatTTCGAGATTCGCTtggcggcgttgccgtttacgttcagcttcgcgagcgtccatagcgccgttgcaaagGGGAGTGCAAcgcttgtcggcgttgccgtttgctttcagcttcgcgagcgtccatagcgccgttgcgaaggagagtgcaacgggagcgagtgcgcgccgcattatataccaGCGCACAGCtgggcggagagagagaaacgggagaggaggaatgaagcggaggcagcgctcacgccacctcctccaccccacctcttcgctctcacgcgaggagagggggagagttggcgcatgcgcagtgtccgttctgcggacGCCGCATAACGGACACTGCCCCAAGCATAAGATGCTTACGCATCTAAAACGTTTCCAACTTTAAGGAAGCCGAAAGTGCGCCCTTGCTGCTGTATACCGTCCACTTATATGTACTGCCCCAGTTAAGCTGATAGCATGACCCAGTCGTGTGGGCGAGAGCATCACAACAATAAAGCACCCTTTGCATACTCAGTgagaaattttttttaatgtatacTTGTATCCTAGAAGTGTAAGCGTATAAGAGACAGGTTTTAATACTAACGGTGCTGATGTAGATGATGATATCATTGCTACATCAGCCCAGGAGCTAGACCAGGTCGTCTATTGGTTCTCGTTAGCGTATTTTTGCAATTCACAATATTTCACCATAAATGCCGTACGGTCTCTTGCATAAATTACGAAAGATTGCGAGAGACTTCGCCCCACACTATCTGTACTTAGTCCTGCAAAACATCATTTCAACTCGCTGCATGGGAAACCTCTTTCTGATGCAGTTCAGACACCTTCAACTTGTTAGGACCTAAACGCTTGCAGGTCAACTTGATGTGCTCTATAGGGCCCACAAAAACTCAAAGGGTCTCCTATGCATTACCCCAAGACGACTTAAAGGCTAAAGCCATTCAATGTGGCTGTACAGGGAAAGCGGCCCTAGAGCCTCTTGTGAGTTCTCTAAGGGCGATTAAAGTTGCAAAGCCGGCTTGCTGGTATGACAGATTTTATTAAAAGAATGGttgcgcaaagaaaaataaataggaCAGAAGAAAGTCACACAATGATACACTTAAACGCACACAGTACTACGCTTAAACAAATGTTTATTATCAGGCACCACGCCGTATTTATACACTTTTTCACTCCGCTGCAACTAGCACGTGGCAGAATGTAATTAGGAGCACATCAGCCATTTTGAGCAGATAATCATGCATTGTAAATAATATCAGAGAGAGACTTAAGAAAATCCAATCATCCAATGCTTCAGCTCATGCGCAGATAGTGCAACGAGTTTCTTGAAAGCGTCATAGATGGATCGCTGGCGCATGCACTACCAACTAGATGTACCCATTCATCTTCTACAGTCAAACGCGTTACCTCGCACCCATTTCTACCTAAGATGGGATGGTGACATTTTCAAACCATGGACTGCATTCTGCACTTTTCTTTGCAATGACAGAAAACGGTCAGGTGGTGTCTTGTTCGCTTTGGTGCGATGTGGGGgcacctactgcaagtactgttgcgAAGTACTACGTCATAATTGATCACCAGTttgtgaagtacccactacgtgtctgtGAGGTAACGTGCGTATCAACGAATTGCTTTCTCTAAAAGCAATATTAttgagcccttaaaaatcatctcctttcctttctctaaAAGCATTTTTCAAGCTTGCACATTTGTGGTAAAGCTCTGAGCACCGGCGTGGCGGCAGGCAAGCTTCTTGTTTCTAcaaaattttaaggcgaaagcctcatcaaacgcgaaaattgaccgtcggcggccagcggcgtcgggcacagcacgagtgatgcaagaaatcatcacctgatgacgtcatcatgaagccaCAGATCggcaaatttgtgacgtcatcatgacttcacatatTCTGCCGTGACGCCACGTGAAGTAAGATCACATGATgccgtaatcacatgacatcgcagcttggtctaaggtgggtcgatcacgtaGGCAGGGCAAAACCAAGTTAGGTGCCTCCGAACCTGCAAGCAGTGCAAACCACCCTAGGTGCACAAaggtttcggagggtggcggggcaggatgaatacatcgactgaataaaaaataaggtcgctttcgccttcgagtcgtgatATGTGTATGcacaaggaaccctgtgagtttttacagTATAACCGCGCTTCGCAGAGGCACTAAAgttgtgtttaaaaaaaagaccacatgtgaaaatttgtgcTTTTTGTCTGGTCTACAAAAATTAATTCCTGGATTAGAGttgcagaagagttgagatctgggccagttggttcatgatactcgTTGAAAGCCgccaaaagaacgggacacgaaagagaggcagacacaaacaccgctggaactaacaacaGGTACTTTATTGAAAAAAAGCATTCAACTAAGGAACCTCAAAGCGCATGTGCAGCGCGTCTGTATCACCTACAACGTCACCCGGTGAAAGAGAATACACAATCATCTTTCTTGCCATCGTTGCAACACACTAAATTCCTTGTCAATGAGGCAAATTGACGGTGTGCTTAAACATGCATATCCTCTTTTCCTAATGTAGCATGCCTCCACAATTTCACGTTCTTCTTTGCCCTTTCCTCTTGCCAGATAAATGGCATTACTGAAGAGCGGGTGCCACACAACACATGTGGCACATTTCGTGAAACAACGCTCGTGTTTCGTAGTGCACACCGGATTGCTAGTCTTTCCACGAGCCACCTGTGAGCATAGGCTAGCAAGTTTGCAGGCCGTCATCAGGACATAAGGACATCAGACATCAGGACTACAGCCGTCATCAGGACATTGGAGGCGGATAGTGAAAATTTAGAAATCGGAGTGCTGTCGACAGGTGAGGCTTCTACTTGACTTGCTACGAGTTCTTTGCTTTGTCGGACGTGATCAACATTGCGGTGTTTCAATGCCTCGTGGATCATCGGCGCATGGCGGACCAAGCCATTGAtgtgtagcgccaccgacatcgacgggatggcacagtgaagaaagaagaggtcggacgtgacctcgtgcggcgcggtagcaaggctggcgcgaggggcgcacaaaaataaagaaaaagttagttggttttaggcttcggcgctagacggacgtgtcgagtcgttttcttatgtgtgctccacagaTGTAATCTGGAACCACTTGAGTAAACACCTACCGAAGAAGGGAAGGTCCGAGGCGTTTGGTTACTCGGTCACTTACCTTGAAGGTATCTCTGTTCCGGAAGAGATACATGAGCTTCTACAGAATCGGCCTAAGTTCACTATGACCCCTAGTGTCAATATGTCTGCACTTTTGGCCACGGTTCACAAGGTGTCTGAAAAAGCGGGCAAGAACGAAAAACAGCGTTGCTTGTCCGAAGGAGTGGATGTGCTTTCAAAGGTTAGCCGTAGCCAGCTCGGACATAGAAATAGTCTAGTCAATCGTGTTGTCGACTACTTCAATGAAAAGGACTTGACTCTGATCTAGGCGGACAACAAGGGCGGTTTTGTTGCTCTCCCGACGAGCAAATTCGCAGAAAAAGCACTGGATTCCGTAGCCAAGAACTTCCTGTCCACAAAACAAATACCTTCAAAAATGAAGACAGCGGCACTGAAGCTTTTGAAGGATACAAAGTTGGACAGGTTTTCTGAAGCTGTGAAGAACTGTAAAATTAATTCTCTTCGGGTGTCTTTCGCAGCAAAAACTCACACGCCAGAGTGTCCTTTCAGAGCCATTGGTTGGCAGTCAGGCAGGGTGGTGGCCTCGCGGCGGCTTGGGGGCAGGCGTGGTGGTAATGGCCGCAGGTCGGGCTAATGGCAGTTCCACGAAGCGATCGGCCAGCCGTTTTGTCAGTTCTTGCTGACTG harbors:
- the LOC119391734 gene encoding ion-translocating oxidoreductase complex subunit C-like, with amino-acid sequence MVTALMANSTCQAVVELQEVTVEAVRVVLEAAISAKAVEAEKAAVEAVEVKKAAVEVEKVVLEAAEAEKAPVKSVEVEKAAVELEKAALEAEKAAVEVEKAAVEVEKAAVELEKAALEAEKAAVEVEKAAVEAEKAAVEAVEVEKAVLEAAEAEKAPVEAVEVKKAAVEVEKAALEAEKATVEVVEAVKAPVEAVEVAKAVLEAAEAEKAAVEVVEADKVAVEVVEAEKAPVEAVEAMVQVLKAVLRVVVAVQVVVKAVVEAVEVEEAVEPVVEAVKAVVKVVEAMKMVFKAVETVQVLVEAGELQKAVARAVVISLEAVKVVVKATTPVEAGLCQSLEGAGTQERVESKVPQVEKVAPLVLKEVQEPVGSEVFQAPEQSVAMASADGTSWTRRENMSSQETQVIESRIGLEMATNANK